A window of the Pristis pectinata isolate sPriPec2 chromosome 27, sPriPec2.1.pri, whole genome shotgun sequence genome harbors these coding sequences:
- the treh gene encoding trehalase has translation MALKSWCLLVATVLLCENGSMELPPPCDSHIYCTGELLKQVQMARLFDDDKYFVDMKLQMNPDVVWEAFKNLTTASPARNLTKHQLNNFVQTYFEDPGQEFEKWTPEDWSDQPQILQRISDPNLRLWATELHAFWKSLGRKIKVDVQSHPELYSQIYVPNPLVVPGGRFREYYYWDSYWIIKGLLISEMSKTAKGMIENFLYLIHRFGFIPNGGRVYYQRRSQPPFLALMVESYILATNDKAFLTECIGLLDKEYEYWMKNRSVSITLGGKTHHLNLYNVEAAGPRPESYSKDVALGQTLSEAARQDLWVELKTGAESGWDFSSRWFIDSNGENNGTLKDTKTRHIIPVDLNSILCRNEQILALFHKQLGNFAKAQFYNEARSKRIDAVHEVLWDKKQGIWFDYNLMNNRSNAAFYASNLAPLWAECLAEQVPGQAAEMVIRYLEDHQLLGYRNGIPTSLVPSDEQWDYPNAWPPLQQIIIEGLAKSKSERGQRIAFQQAQKWIQSNWGLYKKHQAMFEKYDVNGDSQPGGGGEYDVQVGFGWTNGVALELLDQYGDQLASGVMELTSFTLHAVLPICLLFLHFQ, from the exons ATGGCTCTGAAGTCTTGGTGTTTACTGGTGGCAACTGTTTTATTATGTGAAAATGGATCAATGGAACTTCCCCCTCCTTGTGACAG CCATATCTATTGTACTGGAGAGCTTCTGAAACAAGTGCAAATGGCCAGACTTTTTGATGATGACAAGTATTTTGTGGATATGAAGTTACAGATGAATCCAG ATGTCGTTTGGGAAGCTTTCAAAAACCTCACCACTGCCTCACCTGCCAGGAACCTAACAAAGCATCAGCTGAACAATTTTGTCCAAACATACTTCGAAGATCCCGGACAGGAGTTTGAGAAATGGACACCAGAGGACTGGAGTGACCA GCCGCAAATCCTCCAGAGGATTTCTGATCCGAATCTGCGACTTTGGGCTACAGAACTGCACGCTTTCTGGAAATCTCTAGGGAGAAAG ATTAAAGTGGATGTACAGTCCCACCCAGAACTGTATTCCCAGATTTATGTTCCCAATCCATTGGTTGTACCTGGTGGTCGCTTCAGGGAATATTATTACTG GGATTCTTACTGGATAATAAAAGGACTTCTGATCTCTGAGATGAGTAAAACTGCTAAAGGGATGATTGAAAACTTCCTGTATCTCATCCACAG ATTTGGCTTCATCCCGAATGGAGGACGAGTATATTATCAGCGCAGAAGTCAACCACCATTCCTGGCATTAATGGTAGAGAGCTACATCCTTGCTACAAATGACAAAGCCTTTTTGAC GGAATGCATTGGTCTCTTAGACAAGGAGTATGAATACTGGATGAAGAATCGATCTGTCTCTATCACCTTAGGAGGCAAAACTCATCATCTGAATCTGTATAATGTTGAAGCAGCTGGCCCCAG GCCTGAGTCCTACAGCAAGGATGTAGCATTGGGACAGACTCTATCAGAAG CTGCCCGGCAAGACCTGTGGGTGGAGCTGAAAACAGGAGCGGAGTCTGGCTGGGATTTCTCATCGCGCTGGTTCATTGACTCCAATGGAGAGAATAATGGGACGTTAAAAGATACAAAAACCAGGCACATCATTCCTGTTGATTTAAACTCCATCCTTTGCAGGAACGAGCAAATCTTGGCATTGTTTCATAAGCAGCTGG GTAACTTTGCTAAGGCTCAGTTCTATAACGAGGCCAGGAGCAAACGGATTGATGCCGTGCATGAAGTTCTCTGGGACAAAAAACAGGGAATTTGGTTTGATTACAACTTAATGAATAACAGGAGCAATGCTGCATTCTATGCTTCCAACTTGGCTCCCCTCTGGGCTGAATGCCTTGCTGAACAGGTTCCAGGGCAGGCTGCAGAGATGGTAATCCGTTACCTCGAG GACCACCAACTCCTTGGGTATAGGAATGGAATCCCAACTTCCCTGGTGCCAAGTGATGAGCAGTGGGATTACCCCAATGCCTGGCCACCCCTCCAGCAAATCATCATCGAAG GTTTGGCAAAGTCTAAATCTGAAAGAGGTCAGAGAATTGCATTCCAGCAAGCACAGAAGTGGATTCAATCAAACTGGGGTTTGTACAAAAAGCACCAAGCCATGTTTGAAAAG TATGATGTGAATGGTGACAGTCAACCAGGCGGGGGCGGAGAATATGATGTACAG GTGGGGTTTGGATGGACAAATGGAGTGGCTTTAGAGCTCTTGGATCAGTATGGAGACCAACTCGCATCAGGAGTCATGGAGCTGACCAGCTTCACCTTGCATGCTGTACTTCCAATCTGTCTTCTGTTCCTTCATTTCCAATAA